A genomic stretch from Rhodomicrobium vannielii ATCC 17100 includes:
- the tkt gene encoding transketolase has protein sequence MTTPVSNPSQRDLANAIRALSMDAVEAANSGHPGMPMGMADVAAVLFTKFLKFDASAPKWPDRDRFVLSAGHGSMLLYSLLYLTGSPDVTIEEVKKFRQLHSKTPGHPEYGHTQGVETTTGPLGQGISTAVGMAIAERLLGARFGDKVVDHHTYAIVGDGCLMEGISHEAIDLAGHLKLNKLIVLWDDNSISIDGSTSLSTSTDQVKRFEAAGWNAVRVDGHNAAEVEAAIAKAKTSDKPTLIACKTIIGFGAPNKQGSEKTHGAPLGKDEIAAAREFLGWPYAPFEVPEPILSTWRAAGTRGKAEHAAWHERLSQLTADERAHFERMIEGELPASVKEALDAFIAKNVAEKPKLATRKSSEMALQVINDATDMTIGGSADLTHSNYTITRGMKSITPDDFTGRYLHYGIREHIMGAAMNGIALHGGFVPYGGTFLVFSDYLRGSIRLSALMGLRVLYVLTHDSIGVGEDGPTHQPIEHLASLRALPNVNVFRPADIVETAEAYEIALASKHTPSVLALSRQNLPTVRTEASSENLTAKGAYVLRGDAKAPRDVTLIATGSEIELAVSAAEQLNAEGVKTVVVSMPCFELFEAQPEAYRAEVLGTAPRIAIEAAGRFGWDRWIGDKGAFVGMNGFGASGPAPQVYKEFGITVEAVIAAAKKLVA, from the coding sequence ATGACAACTCCCGTTTCCAATCCGTCGCAACGCGACCTCGCAAACGCCATCCGCGCGCTGTCCATGGACGCGGTTGAAGCAGCCAATTCCGGCCATCCCGGCATGCCGATGGGTATGGCGGACGTCGCCGCCGTGCTGTTCACGAAGTTCCTGAAATTCGACGCGAGCGCGCCGAAATGGCCCGACCGCGACCGCTTCGTGCTGTCGGCCGGCCACGGCTCGATGCTGCTTTATTCGCTCCTTTATCTCACCGGCTCACCGGATGTGACCATCGAGGAAGTGAAGAAGTTCCGTCAGCTTCACTCGAAGACGCCGGGGCATCCCGAATATGGCCACACGCAGGGCGTCGAGACGACGACCGGGCCGCTCGGCCAAGGCATCAGCACCGCCGTCGGCATGGCCATCGCGGAGCGGCTGCTCGGGGCGCGGTTCGGCGACAAGGTTGTGGATCACCACACCTATGCCATCGTGGGCGACGGCTGTCTGATGGAAGGCATCAGCCATGAGGCCATCGACCTCGCGGGCCACCTGAAGCTCAACAAGCTGATCGTTCTCTGGGACGACAACTCGATCTCCATCGACGGCTCGACAAGCCTCTCCACCTCCACGGATCAGGTGAAGCGCTTCGAGGCGGCGGGCTGGAACGCCGTCCGCGTCGATGGCCACAACGCCGCCGAAGTCGAAGCCGCCATCGCCAAGGCGAAGACGAGCGACAAGCCGACGCTCATCGCGTGCAAGACCATCATCGGTTTCGGCGCGCCGAACAAGCAGGGCTCGGAGAAGACGCACGGCGCGCCGCTCGGCAAGGACGAAATCGCCGCCGCGCGCGAATTCCTCGGCTGGCCCTACGCGCCGTTCGAGGTGCCGGAGCCGATCCTTTCGACGTGGCGTGCGGCGGGCACGCGTGGCAAGGCCGAACATGCCGCCTGGCATGAGCGCCTGTCGCAGCTCACCGCGGACGAGCGCGCCCATTTCGAGCGGATGATCGAGGGCGAATTGCCCGCGAGCGTGAAGGAAGCGCTCGACGCTTTCATCGCGAAAAACGTGGCGGAGAAGCCGAAGCTCGCGACGCGCAAATCGTCGGAGATGGCGCTTCAGGTCATCAACGACGCCACCGACATGACCATCGGCGGCTCGGCCGACCTCACGCACTCGAATTACACCATCACCAGGGGCATGAAGTCGATCACGCCCGATGACTTCACGGGCCGCTACCTCCATTACGGCATCCGCGAGCACATAATGGGCGCGGCCATGAACGGCATCGCGCTGCATGGCGGCTTCGTGCCCTATGGCGGAACGTTCCTCGTGTTCTCCGACTACCTGCGCGGCTCGATCCGGCTTTCCGCGCTGATGGGCCTTCGCGTCCTCTACGTGCTGACGCATGACTCCATCGGCGTCGGCGAGGACGGACCGACGCATCAGCCGATCGAACACCTCGCGAGCCTTCGCGCGCTGCCGAACGTCAACGTGTTCCGCCCTGCGGACATCGTCGAGACGGCCGAAGCCTACGAGATCGCGCTTGCATCGAAGCATACGCCTTCGGTGCTGGCGCTGTCGCGGCAGAACCTCCCGACCGTTCGCACGGAAGCTTCGAGCGAAAACCTTACCGCAAAGGGCGCATATGTTCTCCGCGGCGACGCCAAAGCCCCGCGCGACGTGACGCTCATCGCCACGGGATCGGAAATCGAACTCGCGGTTTCCGCAGCCGAGCAGTTGAACGCCGAGGGCGTGAAAACCGTCGTCGTGTCGATGCCGTGCTTCGAACTGTTCGAGGCACAGCCGGAAGCCTACCGCGCGGAAGTGCTCGGCACCGCGCCGCGCATCGCCATCGAGGCGGCGGGCCGCTTCGGCTGGGATCGCTGGATCGGCGACAAGGGTGCGTTCGTCGGCATGAACGGATTCGGCGCGTCAGGCCCGGCGCCGCAGGTCTACAAGGAATTCGGCATCACGGTGGAAGCCGTTATCGCCGCCGCAAAAAAACTCGTCGCTTGA
- a CDS encoding phosphoribulokinase produces MSSKFPIISVTGSSGAGTSTVKHTFEQIFRREGIQPAFIEGDAYHLYDRASMKKAMAEEEARGNRHLSHFGPDANLLKELEETFRSYGATGTGKTRHYVHDAVEAEKFGVPAGTFTEWQDLPEGSDILFYEGLHGAVMLKEQGINIAKHADLKIGVVPVINLEWIQKMHRDNKMRGYTPEDVTKTILRRMPDYVHYITPQFSETDINFQRVPTVDTSNPFVARWIPTPDESLVVIRFKDPRGIDFAYLKTMIQDSFMSRANSIVIPGGKLDLAMQLILTPMIHRLVDLKRRSS; encoded by the coding sequence ATGTCTTCCAAATTCCCCATCATTTCCGTCACCGGGTCGTCGGGCGCTGGCACATCCACGGTCAAGCACACGTTCGAGCAGATTTTCCGCCGCGAAGGCATCCAGCCGGCTTTCATCGAGGGCGACGCGTACCACCTCTACGACCGCGCCTCCATGAAGAAGGCGATGGCCGAGGAGGAAGCGCGCGGCAACCGTCATCTGAGCCATTTCGGCCCGGATGCGAACCTCCTGAAGGAGCTTGAGGAAACCTTTCGCTCTTACGGCGCCACGGGAACGGGCAAGACGCGCCATTACGTTCACGACGCCGTCGAGGCCGAGAAATTCGGAGTGCCCGCCGGCACCTTCACGGAGTGGCAGGATCTGCCCGAGGGCAGCGACATCCTCTTCTATGAGGGTCTTCACGGCGCGGTTATGCTCAAGGAACAGGGTATCAACATCGCGAAGCACGCTGATCTGAAGATCGGCGTCGTACCGGTCATCAATCTGGAGTGGATCCAGAAGATGCATCGGGATAACAAGATGCGCGGCTATACACCTGAAGATGTGACGAAGACGATCCTTCGCCGCATGCCCGATTATGTGCACTACATCACGCCGCAATTCTCCGAAACGGACATCAACTTTCAGCGCGTGCCTACGGTCGACACGTCGAACCCGTTCGTTGCCCGGTGGATTCCGACACCCGACGAATCGCTCGTTGTGATCCGCTTCAAGGATCCGCGCGGGATTGACTTCGCGTATCTCAAGACCATGATCCAGGACAGTTTCATGAGCCGGGCGAATTCCATCGTCATTCCAGGGGGGAAGCTCGACCTCGCGATGCAGCTTATCCTTACGCCGATGATCCACCGGCTCGTCGATCTCAAGCGGCGCTCGTCCTGA
- a CDS encoding class 1 fructose-bisphosphatase codes for MGVHASLREHLAEWAAEDAQKRAVAETVENLAKAGIEIAKIIALGPLAGDMASARGEGGGGDTQKELDFLSNKIVTDALKASPVAWLGSEEDEKAVALNAGAPLAVNTDPLDGSSNIDTNMSIGTIFSILPNKEQAALLQPGRNQLCAGYIVYGPQTAIVLTVGQGTHIFWLDPRTGEFVLGKANVQIPVETKEYAINSSNFRHWDDKMKSYIVDCKLGKDGPRKKDFNMRWLGSLVADGFRILTRGGIYLYPADIRKGYTNGRLRLLYEANPIGMLIEQAGGACTQGKTRILDLEPISLHQHVPLVFGSKKEVEEVAYYYNQPPATGEHSPLFSQRGLFSSVR; via the coding sequence ATGGGCGTTCATGCAAGTCTGCGTGAGCATTTGGCCGAATGGGCTGCAGAGGACGCGCAGAAGCGCGCTGTCGCCGAGACGGTTGAAAATCTTGCGAAAGCCGGTATCGAGATCGCGAAAATCATCGCGCTCGGGCCGCTGGCGGGCGATATGGCAAGCGCGCGCGGCGAAGGCGGCGGCGGCGATACGCAGAAGGAACTCGATTTCCTCTCCAACAAGATCGTCACCGATGCGCTGAAGGCGTCGCCGGTTGCCTGGCTCGGGTCCGAGGAAGACGAGAAGGCGGTCGCTCTCAACGCGGGCGCTCCGCTCGCGGTCAATACCGATCCGCTCGACGGCTCGTCGAACATCGACACCAACATGTCGATCGGTACGATCTTTTCGATCCTGCCCAACAAGGAGCAGGCGGCGCTGCTCCAGCCCGGTCGCAACCAGCTTTGCGCGGGCTACATCGTCTACGGTCCGCAAACAGCCATCGTGCTGACGGTCGGACAGGGAACGCATATTTTCTGGCTCGACCCGCGCACCGGCGAATTCGTGCTCGGCAAGGCGAACGTGCAGATCCCGGTCGAGACGAAGGAATACGCGATCAACTCGTCCAATTTCCGGCATTGGGACGACAAGATGAAGTCCTACATCGTCGACTGCAAGCTCGGCAAGGACGGCCCGCGCAAGAAGGATTTCAACATGCGCTGGCTCGGCTCGCTCGTGGCCGACGGCTTCCGCATCCTGACGCGCGGCGGCATCTATCTCTACCCGGCCGACATCCGCAAGGGCTACACCAACGGCCGCCTGCGTCTCCTCTACGAAGCGAACCCGATCGGCATGCTCATCGAACAGGCAGGCGGTGCCTGCACGCAGGGCAAGACGCGCATACTCGATCTCGAACCGATCTCGCTGCACCAGCACGTGCCGCTGGTCTTCGGCTCGAAGAAAGAGGTCGAGGAAGTCGCCTATTATTACAATCAGCCCCCGGCGACGGGCGAACACTCCCCCCTGTTTTCTCAGCGCGGCCTCTTCAGCTCGGTTCGGTAG
- a CDS encoding LysR family transcriptional regulator, producing MKNITLKHFRVLSAVTKMGSMAGAARSLHVTPPAITVQIQQLEQAVGLPLLERIGDKTTATSAGQIMLRTAQRIELLLAECRQEVEQLKGVAGGHVSAGVVSTAKYFAPKALAAFRQRHPGVEVRLAVGNRQETIRALRDLELDIALMGRPPENLDLQSASLGPHPHIIVAAATHPLAGQKISITDLTNETFFIREPGSGTRILMERLFEEARFDPIVGMEIGSNETIKQAVIAGLGIAFISAHTVAVEIADGRLVMLDVAGLPMMRQWYVVRLKEKAVMPAAQVMWAFLASEGHSFLPQPIAEWKSTL from the coding sequence GTGAAAAACATAACGCTGAAGCATTTCCGGGTTTTGTCCGCCGTCACGAAAATGGGCTCGATGGCCGGTGCCGCGCGGAGCCTTCACGTTACCCCCCCTGCAATCACGGTGCAAATCCAGCAACTTGAACAGGCGGTCGGGTTGCCGCTGCTCGAACGCATCGGCGACAAGACTACCGCGACCAGCGCCGGGCAGATCATGCTGAGAACCGCGCAGCGGATCGAACTTCTTCTCGCCGAGTGCCGTCAGGAAGTGGAGCAGTTGAAAGGTGTGGCAGGCGGTCACGTGTCGGCTGGCGTCGTCAGTACCGCAAAATATTTCGCGCCGAAAGCGCTTGCGGCGTTTCGTCAGCGTCATCCGGGCGTCGAGGTCCGGCTCGCCGTCGGCAACCGGCAGGAAACGATTCGCGCACTTCGCGATCTGGAACTCGACATCGCCCTCATGGGCCGTCCGCCGGAAAATCTCGACCTGCAAAGCGCCAGCCTCGGTCCGCACCCGCATATCATCGTCGCTGCGGCGACGCACCCGCTCGCGGGCCAGAAAATCTCCATTACCGATCTCACCAACGAGACCTTCTTCATCCGCGAGCCCGGCTCCGGCACGCGCATCCTGATGGAGCGCCTGTTCGAAGAGGCGCGCTTCGATCCCATCGTTGGCATGGAAATCGGCTCGAACGAGACGATCAAGCAGGCGGTGATTGCGGGGCTCGGTATTGCGTTCATCTCGGCGCACACGGTGGCGGTCGAAATTGCCGATGGGCGGCTCGTGATGCTCGACGTCGCGGGGCTGCCCATGATGCGGCAATGGTACGTCGTGCGGCTGAAGGAGAAGGCGGTCATGCCCGCCGCGCAGGTGATGTGGGCCTTTCTCGCCTCCGAGGGGCACAGCTTCCTGCCGCAACCGATCGCGGAATGGAAATCCACACTCTGA
- the ada gene encoding bifunctional DNA-binding transcriptional regulator/O6-methylguanine-DNA methyltransferase Ada, translating to MTLAARPAFDRALWESDCWARLEQRQADADRAFVYGVVSTGIYCRPGCPSRLPRRENVRFFADAAAARRAGFRACLRCDPDGASRAEREAALVAKAVALIESAEGRPAFDAIARSCGMSRHHFHRMFKAATSMTPGSYFAAIKKRRALDSLGQGESVTTAIAAAGYGSPSRFYEGVADLGARPRALSRGGAGEHIRFTVAACSLGFVLVAATQKGICAIELGDGADALAADFRRRFARACLAEDAAFSQAVADVVTLVEEPSRAFALPLDVRGTVFQEKIWRLLREIPPGETMTYGELAAKAGCPSAVRAVARACASNAIAVAIPCHRVVGKGGTLTGYRWGVERKAALLKREGR from the coding sequence ATGACGCTTGCCGCTCGGCCCGCTTTCGACCGCGCCCTATGGGAGAGCGACTGCTGGGCCAGGCTTGAGCAGCGCCAGGCTGACGCGGACCGCGCGTTCGTTTATGGCGTCGTCTCCACCGGCATCTATTGCCGCCCCGGTTGCCCGTCGCGCCTGCCTCGCCGCGAGAACGTTCGCTTTTTCGCCGATGCGGCTGCAGCGCGGCGCGCCGGGTTCCGTGCCTGCCTGCGCTGCGATCCCGATGGCGCATCGCGGGCGGAACGCGAGGCGGCGCTTGTGGCGAAGGCGGTCGCCCTGATCGAGAGCGCGGAAGGGCGCCCCGCCTTCGACGCCATCGCGCGAAGCTGCGGCATGAGCCGCCACCATTTCCACCGCATGTTCAAGGCCGCTACCAGCATGACGCCGGGCAGCTATTTCGCCGCGATCAAGAAGCGCCGCGCGCTCGATTCGCTGGGGCAGGGGGAAAGCGTCACGACGGCCATTGCTGCGGCAGGCTACGGCTCGCCCAGCCGCTTTTACGAGGGCGTCGCGGATCTCGGCGCGCGGCCGCGCGCGCTGTCGAGAGGCGGCGCGGGCGAACACATCCGCTTCACGGTCGCGGCGTGCTCGCTCGGCTTCGTGCTCGTCGCGGCGACGCAAAAAGGCATCTGCGCCATCGAACTGGGCGACGGCGCGGACGCGCTGGCTGCGGATTTCCGGCGGCGTTTCGCAAGAGCCTGCCTCGCCGAGGACGCAGCGTTCTCGCAGGCGGTGGCGGATGTCGTGACGCTCGTCGAGGAACCTTCGCGCGCCTTCGCGCTGCCGCTCGATGTTCGCGGCACTGTTTTTCAGGAAAAGATCTGGCGCCTGTTGCGAGAAATTCCGCCGGGCGAAACGATGACGTACGGGGAACTTGCCGCCAAGGCTGGCTGTCCGTCTGCCGTCCGGGCCGTGGCGCGGGCCTGCGCGTCGAACGCCATCGCCGTTGCGATCCCGTGTCATCGCGTCGTCGGCAAGGGGGGCACCCTGACCGGGTATCGCTGGGGCGTGGAGCGCAAGGCCGCGCTCCTGAAGCGCGAGGGCCGTTAA
- a CDS encoding aminotransferase class I/II-fold pyridoxal phosphate-dependent enzyme codes for MAFLFRPAEKIDPRFVEGDGRLDAARALYPDAPTPWLDLSRAAAPWPYPAPNLAADDFARGIDMHAIAALAALAAKAYRAPQSVEVVPLPGADAGLRLLPWLYRSPKRVAFLAPADAGLRAAWEAAGHSTSEIASLDAVGKADILIVDNPGHADGRLAPHADLAAVLPALKRRDGLLVIDETLADADESASILASVARLDSTIVLRSANALHGAGGIPLGFAITSHPIAARFRAAFGANAVSAQAAAFGRAALADAGFAAEQRARLADMGGKLEAALTQAGLRITGGTALFRLAGTDLPHSLFDSLARAGILARPFPKLNALRFSLPKDDADLARLQAALASA; via the coding sequence ATGGCTTTCCTTTTCCGCCCCGCCGAAAAGATCGACCCCCGCTTCGTTGAAGGAGACGGCCGTCTCGACGCTGCCCGCGCGCTTTATCCCGATGCGCCGACGCCGTGGCTCGATCTGTCGCGCGCCGCAGCGCCGTGGCCATATCCCGCACCCAACCTCGCCGCCGACGATTTCGCGCGGGGCATCGACATGCACGCCATCGCCGCGCTTGCCGCACTCGCCGCCAAAGCGTACCGCGCGCCGCAATCGGTGGAGGTCGTGCCGCTGCCGGGCGCGGATGCGGGGCTTCGCCTTCTGCCGTGGCTTTACCGTTCGCCGAAGCGCGTGGCGTTTCTCGCGCCCGCCGATGCCGGCCTTCGCGCTGCATGGGAAGCGGCGGGGCATTCGACCTCGGAAATTGCCTCGCTCGACGCGGTCGGCAAGGCGGACATTCTCATCGTGGACAATCCGGGCCACGCGGACGGCCGTCTTGCCCCGCACGCTGACCTCGCCGCCGTGCTGCCTGCGCTGAAGCGCCGCGATGGGTTGCTCGTCATCGATGAAACGCTCGCCGACGCGGACGAAAGCGCTTCGATCCTGGCGTCAGTCGCGCGGCTCGATTCAACGATCGTGCTGCGCTCCGCGAACGCGCTCCACGGCGCGGGCGGCATTCCGCTCGGCTTCGCGATCACCTCGCATCCCATTGCGGCTCGGTTTCGCGCGGCGTTCGGGGCGAATGCGGTTTCGGCGCAGGCTGCGGCGTTCGGCCGGGCGGCGCTGGCGGATGCCGGTTTCGCGGCCGAGCAACGCGCGCGGCTCGCGGACATGGGCGGCAAACTCGAAGCCGCGCTCACGCAGGCGGGCCTTCGCATCACCGGCGGAACCGCGCTGTTCCGGCTGGCGGGCACCGATTTGCCGCATTCGCTGTTCGACAGTCTCGCCCGCGCGGGCATCCTCGCGCGCCCGTTCCCGAAGCTCAACGCGCTGCGTTTCTCGCTGCCGAAAGATGACGCGGACCTCGCGCGCCTTCAGGCGGCGCTTGCGTCTGCGTAA
- a CDS encoding ArsR/SmtB family transcription factor: MGSFDDIVGMLRAAGEPTRLRILRLLQHGEFNVTDLTQLLGQSQPRVSRHIKLLDDAALIERYQEGSFVFVRASGDAHVQGFLASALSMVAPDDPQFARDAERADQIRARRAELAQGYFDANAVQWDRIRSLHVPEPDVEAAILDALGPGPYELLLDLGTGTGRILELASDRAERLVGIDTNREMLKCARVRLESAGATKCSVRQGDIYNLPFAEGSAGAVVVHQVLHFLAWPKTALAEAVRVLEPDGRLVVVDFAPHNLEFLREEHAHVRLGFGADEIKGWLAECGLGQTAYRELKANDARENALTVAIWSGKKKGAAAQKWRAAS; this comes from the coding sequence ATGGGCAGTTTCGATGACATCGTGGGGATGCTGCGCGCGGCGGGCGAGCCGACGCGTCTGCGCATCCTGCGGCTGCTCCAGCATGGCGAGTTCAACGTCACCGACCTGACGCAGCTTCTCGGTCAGAGCCAGCCGCGCGTGAGCCGCCATATCAAGCTCCTCGACGATGCCGCGCTGATCGAGCGTTATCAGGAAGGTAGCTTCGTATTCGTGCGCGCCAGCGGCGACGCGCATGTGCAGGGATTCCTCGCCTCGGCGCTGTCGATGGTTGCGCCCGACGATCCGCAATTCGCGCGCGATGCCGAACGCGCCGACCAGATCCGCGCGCGCCGCGCCGAACTCGCGCAGGGCTATTTCGACGCCAACGCCGTGCAATGGGATCGCATCCGCTCGCTGCATGTGCCAGAGCCGGATGTCGAAGCTGCGATCCTCGACGCGCTCGGCCCCGGCCCCTACGAACTGTTGCTCGATCTCGGGACGGGCACGGGCCGCATTCTCGAACTCGCATCGGATCGCGCAGAGCGCCTTGTCGGCATCGACACCAACCGCGAAATGCTGAAATGCGCGCGCGTGCGCCTCGAAAGCGCGGGCGCCACGAAATGCAGCGTGAGGCAAGGCGATATCTATAATCTGCCCTTCGCCGAAGGCAGCGCGGGCGCGGTTGTCGTGCATCAGGTGTTGCACTTCCTCGCCTGGCCGAAGACGGCGCTCGCAGAAGCCGTGCGCGTGCTGGAGCCGGACGGCCGCCTCGTCGTGGTGGACTTCGCGCCGCATAATCTCGAATTTCTGCGCGAGGAGCACGCCCATGTGCGGCTCGGCTTCGGCGCGGATGAAATAAAGGGCTGGCTCGCGGAATGCGGGCTTGGTCAAACCGCCTATCGCGAACTCAAGGCCAACGATGCCAGAGAGAATGCGCTGACGGTGGCAATATGGTCTGGCAAAAAGAAAGGCGCAGCAGCGCAAAAGTGGAGGGCGGCTTCGTGA
- the metF gene encoding methylenetetrahydrofolate reductase [NAD(P)H] → MTEAGTQRRAHAPISVSFEFFPPKTDAMEASLWQAIRKLEPLAPEFVSVTYGAGGSTRERTHSTVSRILAETSLKPAAHLTCVAATKDEVDAVVRDYWDVGVRHIVALRGDPPAGAGTAYAAHPGGYQSSADLVAGLKTIGDFEVSVSAYPEKHPESGSFDVDLDVLQAKVDAGATRAITQFFFDNDHYWRYLDRVRARGINIPIVPGQIPIHNFKQIAGFAARCGATMPASTGARFEGLADDPETTQLVAAAVAAEQVRDLVKGGVTEFHFYTLNRAPLVNAICHTLGIKPHAPAASAVNA, encoded by the coding sequence GTGACGGAAGCAGGAACGCAAAGACGGGCGCACGCGCCGATTTCGGTGAGCTTCGAGTTTTTCCCACCGAAGACCGACGCGATGGAGGCGTCTCTCTGGCAGGCGATCCGCAAGCTTGAGCCGCTCGCGCCCGAATTCGTATCGGTAACGTACGGTGCCGGGGGGTCCACGCGAGAGCGCACGCATTCGACCGTATCGCGCATCCTCGCCGAGACGTCGCTGAAGCCCGCCGCGCATCTCACCTGCGTCGCGGCGACGAAGGACGAAGTTGATGCTGTCGTGCGCGACTACTGGGACGTAGGCGTGCGGCATATCGTGGCGTTGCGCGGCGATCCGCCGGCGGGGGCGGGCACGGCCTATGCGGCCCATCCGGGCGGCTACCAGTCGAGCGCGGATCTCGTTGCGGGGCTGAAGACCATCGGCGATTTCGAGGTGTCGGTTTCGGCCTACCCGGAGAAGCACCCGGAGTCCGGGTCGTTCGATGTCGATCTCGACGTGCTTCAGGCCAAGGTGGACGCGGGCGCCACGCGCGCAATCACGCAGTTCTTCTTCGACAACGATCATTACTGGCGCTATCTCGACCGCGTCCGCGCGCGCGGCATCAACATTCCCATCGTGCCCGGACAGATCCCGATCCACAATTTCAAGCAGATCGCGGGCTTCGCGGCGCGTTGCGGGGCCACCATGCCTGCTTCCACTGGCGCCCGCTTCGAGGGGCTTGCGGATGACCCCGAAACCACGCAGCTTGTCGCGGCTGCTGTCGCGGCCGAGCAGGTGCGGGATCTCGTCAAGGGCGGCGTGACGGAGTTCCACTTCTACACGCTGAACCGCGCGCCGCTCGTCAACGCCATCTGCCACACGCTCGGCATCAAGCCGCATGCTCCCGCCGCTTCCGCCGTCAACGCATAA
- a CDS encoding homocysteine S-methyltransferase family protein — MNRTDRIAALKAAAKERILILDGGMGTMIQRHKPTEADYRGERFKDWPSDLKGNNDLLVLTQPAIIKGVHEAYFEAGADIIETNSFNAQRISMADYGMEALSAEINLAAAKLAREAADAYTAKTPEKPRFVAGSIGPTNRTASLSPDVNNPGFRNISFDELVDAYGEQTRALIEGGVDAILIETIFDTLNAKAAGFAVKKAFDETGVELPLMLSGTVTDLSGRNLSGQTPEAFWYSLRHLKPFSVGMNCAFGAEQLRPPVALLSKVADTYMSVYANAGLPNEMGEYDETPEDMARAMASWAADGLLNIVGGCCGTTPDHIAAIAKAVAPYPPRRIPELEPRLRLSGLEAFVQG, encoded by the coding sequence ATGAATCGCACCGACCGCATCGCCGCCCTGAAAGCCGCAGCGAAAGAGCGCATCCTGATCCTCGACGGCGGCATGGGCACGATGATCCAGCGCCACAAGCCGACCGAGGCCGACTATCGCGGCGAGCGCTTCAAGGATTGGCCGAGCGACCTCAAGGGCAACAACGACCTTCTGGTTCTGACGCAGCCCGCCATCATCAAGGGTGTGCACGAGGCCTATTTCGAGGCGGGCGCGGATATCATCGAGACGAACTCGTTCAACGCGCAGCGCATCTCGATGGCCGATTACGGCATGGAGGCGCTTTCGGCGGAGATCAACCTTGCGGCGGCGAAACTCGCGCGCGAGGCGGCGGACGCGTACACCGCGAAGACGCCGGAGAAGCCGCGCTTCGTGGCAGGCTCCATCGGCCCGACCAACCGCACGGCTTCGCTCTCGCCGGACGTGAACAACCCCGGCTTTCGCAACATCAGCTTCGACGAGCTCGTGGACGCCTATGGCGAGCAGACGCGCGCGCTCATCGAGGGCGGCGTGGATGCCATCCTGATCGAGACGATTTTCGACACGCTGAACGCCAAGGCGGCGGGCTTCGCCGTGAAGAAGGCGTTCGACGAGACGGGCGTCGAATTGCCGCTCATGCTGTCCGGCACCGTCACCGACCTGTCGGGCCGCAACCTGTCGGGCCAGACGCCCGAGGCGTTCTGGTATTCGTTGCGCCATCTGAAACCGTTCTCGGTGGGCATGAATTGCGCGTTCGGCGCGGAGCAGCTTCGCCCGCCCGTCGCGCTCCTGTCGAAGGTGGCCGACACATATATGAGCGTGTACGCAAATGCGGGGCTGCCGAACGAGATGGGCGAGTATGACGAAACGCCCGAAGACATGGCGCGCGCTATGGCATCCTGGGCGGCGGACGGGCTTTTGAATATCGTCGGCGGCTGCTGCGGTACGACGCCGGATCACATTGCCGCGATTGCCAAGGCCGTTGCGCCCTATCCGCCCCGCCGCATTCCCGAGCTAGAGCCGCGCCTTAGGCTTTCTGGCCTCGAAGCATTCGTGCAAGGCTGA